A single region of the Pleurocapsa minor HA4230-MV1 genome encodes:
- a CDS encoding reverse transcriptase N-terminal domain-containing protein translates to MVRHSLNASELWENQDWKKFHQDLFRLQRRVFKAVQVGDKRKAQSLQKLILKSQAARFLAIQQVTQLNTGSAT, encoded by the coding sequence ATGGTTAGACACAGCTTAAACGCTAGTGAACTTTGGGAAAATCAAGATTGGAAGAAATTCCATCAAGACCTTTTCAGGCTACAAAGACGAGTGTTCAAAGCAGTTCAAGTTGGCGACAAGCGCAAAGCTCAGTCACTTCAAAAACTGATTCTCAAATCCCAGGCTGCTAGATTTCTAGCAATCCAACAAGTAACACAGTTAAACACTGGTAGTGCGACCTGA
- a CDS encoding PIN domain-containing protein, which translates to MIRVYLDTSIYNRPFDNQTQPKIHLETQAVILILQMVEAKLIELVNSSVLEYENSRNLWTLPQQAMSRYLQMAGIKQTVDETIRQRAEQLEGIGIKAVDALHVACAEASNSDYFLTCDKRLINRCVELPVKTLNPVDFILEIEDEDRGN; encoded by the coding sequence ATGATTAGAGTTTATCTAGATACAAGTATTTATAATCGTCCTTTCGACAATCAGACCCAACCTAAGATACATTTAGAGACACAGGCGGTAATTTTGATTTTACAGATGGTCGAAGCCAAATTAATTGAATTAGTTAACTCTTCCGTCTTAGAGTATGAAAACAGTCGCAATCTCTGGACTTTGCCACAGCAAGCGATGAGTAGATATTTACAAATGGCTGGCATCAAACAAACAGTTGATGAAACTATTAGACAAAGGGCAGAGCAACTAGAGGGTATTGGAATCAAAGCAGTAGACGCGCTACACGTTGCCTGTGCTGAAGCATCGAATAGCGATTATTTTTTAACCTGCGATAAGCGATTAATCAATCGTTGTGTCGAGTTGCCAGTAAAAACCTTAAATCCAGTTGATTTTATTTTGGAGATAGAAGATGAAGATCGAGGTAATTAG
- a CDS encoding rubredoxin — protein MKYTCSVCGYEYDPDIGDPDSDIEPETAFKDLPEDWVCPVCGAEQSDFEPAE, from the coding sequence ATGAAATATACTTGCTCGGTTTGTGGCTACGAATACGACCCAGATATAGGCGATCCAGATAGCGACATTGAACCAGAGACAGCTTTTAAGGATTTACCAGAAGATTGGGTCTGTCCTGTCTGTGGGGCAGAACAATCAGATTTTGAACCAGCAGAGTAA
- a CDS encoding HNH endonuclease has product MLWKKMLQNKRKAHSSPHLRPDDLTRSEWTADILQVHHRNHDTTDNRLSNLVESREGISLRPSLLDPYVRLSPHTAPDILSFCFASCV; this is encoded by the coding sequence ATGTTGTGGAAAAAGATGCTACAAAATAAGAGAAAGGCGCATAGTTCGCCGCATCTAAGACCAGATGATTTAACCCGTTCAGAGTGGACGGCTGACATTCTACAGGTGCATCATCGCAACCATGACACGACGGATAATCGGCTATCCAATCTGGTAGAGTCGAGGGAAGGTATTAGCCTTCGCCCCTCTCTGTTAGATCCGTACGTGCGACTTTCACCGCATACGGCTCCCGATATTCTTAGCTTTTGCTTTGCTTCATGTGTATGA
- the ltrA gene encoding group II intron reverse transcriptase/maturase — translation MTSWIHQIDVNGHREQLSDWNQVNWKKVGKIVNNLRKRIFRARKLGQWKQLRRLQKLLSKSYANLLLAVRQITQINKGKRTAGVDEEAINTPEERVKLVNSWKEITASPTRRVYIPKSNGKKRPLGIPTVRDRVMQVIVKNSLEPEWESQFEPNSYGFRIGRSCQDAIAQCFNKLVNNPRGARHTWVLDADISGFFDNIAHESILNMIGTHPSRELIKGWLKAGYVYQGIKTPTDKGTPQGGAISPLLANIGLHGLEEVIEAIKLPKDKWGNRLKLGFIRYADDFVVTSRERENLDSALVQIKQWLSERGLEISEEKTRIVHIQDGFNFLGFNFLGFNLRQYKGKLLIKPQKEKVLKFCKELGKTISECATWTQQNLIGKLNPILRGFANYYKGVVSKKTFSYINHRVTMYLYRWAKRRHPNKGKRWVKNRYFHLIEGNDWTFARQGIDSRGRKRFYSLCNVSHIPIIRHVKVTGSNSPDDSELNEYWETRKNKLGKQYWAKGSKYEPFAKNQSFNCTVCGTALFNGEEIETHHIVPVAKGGRDDIENLMHLHTMCHKQLHNTKLKA, via the coding sequence ATGACAAGTTGGATACATCAAATTGATGTAAATGGACATAGGGAACAACTTTCAGACTGGAATCAAGTTAATTGGAAGAAAGTAGGAAAGATTGTTAATAACCTAAGAAAACGGATATTTCGTGCCAGAAAACTTGGGCAATGGAAGCAGCTACGCAGGTTGCAGAAATTGTTATCAAAGTCTTACGCAAATCTACTACTTGCAGTACGACAAATTACTCAAATAAACAAAGGAAAGAGAACAGCAGGAGTTGATGAGGAGGCAATTAACACTCCTGAAGAGAGAGTAAAACTTGTCAACAGTTGGAAAGAAATAACAGCCTCTCCTACAAGAAGAGTATATATTCCTAAATCCAATGGCAAGAAGCGTCCCCTCGGTATTCCCACCGTCAGGGATAGAGTCATGCAAGTAATAGTTAAAAACTCCTTAGAACCCGAATGGGAATCACAATTCGAGCCAAATTCTTACGGCTTCAGAATTGGTAGAAGTTGTCAAGATGCTATAGCGCAATGTTTCAATAAACTAGTAAACAATCCACGCGGAGCAAGACACACTTGGGTTCTAGACGCTGACATATCAGGATTCTTCGATAATATTGCACATGAATCCATCCTGAACATGATTGGTACTCATCCATCAAGAGAATTAATTAAAGGATGGTTAAAAGCTGGATACGTCTATCAAGGAATCAAAACTCCCACAGACAAAGGCACACCTCAAGGCGGGGCGATAAGCCCACTTTTAGCAAACATAGGGTTGCATGGTCTTGAAGAAGTAATCGAAGCAATCAAACTACCCAAAGATAAATGGGGAAATAGATTAAAGCTCGGTTTTATCAGATACGCGGATGACTTTGTTGTCACATCCAGAGAACGAGAAAACCTAGACAGTGCCTTAGTCCAGATTAAACAATGGTTATCAGAAAGAGGACTAGAAATCAGCGAGGAAAAAACCAGGATAGTTCACATACAAGATGGATTTAACTTTCTAGGATTTAACTTTCTAGGATTTAATCTACGCCAATATAAAGGCAAACTACTAATTAAACCTCAGAAAGAAAAGGTTCTGAAATTCTGCAAAGAATTAGGAAAAACCATATCTGAATGCGCCACATGGACGCAGCAAAATCTTATTGGCAAACTAAACCCGATTCTCCGAGGATTTGCTAACTACTACAAAGGAGTTGTTAGCAAGAAAACATTCAGTTACATCAATCATCGAGTAACAATGTATTTATATCGTTGGGCAAAGCGTAGGCATCCCAACAAAGGCAAAAGATGGGTGAAAAACCGATACTTCCACCTAATAGAAGGGAACGATTGGACGTTCGCCCGTCAAGGAATTGATAGCAGAGGAAGGAAAAGATTTTACTCCCTCTGCAACGTAAGTCATATTCCTATCATAAGGCACGTCAAAGTTACGGGGAGTAATTCCCCAGACGACTCAGAACTTAATGAATACTGGGAAACCCGTAAAAACAAACTAGGAAAGCAATACTGGGCAAAAGGCTCGAAATACGAGCCTTTTGCCAAAAACCAAAGCTTTAACTGTACAGTTTGCGGAACAGCCCTTTTTAACGGTGAAGAAATCGAAACCCATCATATAGTACCTGTGGCAAAAGGCGGACGAGACGACATCGAAAACCTAATGCACTTACACACAATGTGTCATAAGCAGTTACACAACACCAAGTTAAAGGCTTGA
- a CDS encoding ParA family protein produces MLITVAGFKGGIGKTTTAVHLACYFSGLGQTLLVDGDPNRSATGWSKRGAFPFKVVDLMQAALYSPKYEHIVIDTAARPDENELQALADGCNLLVLPTSPDALAVDALLQTVDLLQELESDRYQILLTMVHPKPVKMAEQARLALSDVPLFDTEIRRLIAYEKAALMGVPVYEVKDRMAKIAWGDYEQVGKEIMS; encoded by the coding sequence TTGTTAATTACTGTGGCTGGATTCAAAGGAGGAATCGGCAAAACTACTACTGCCGTCCATCTTGCCTGTTATTTCTCTGGTTTAGGGCAGACTTTGTTAGTTGATGGCGACCCTAACCGCAGTGCTACGGGCTGGAGTAAACGGGGTGCTTTTCCCTTTAAAGTGGTGGACTTGATGCAAGCTGCTTTGTACAGTCCCAAATATGAGCATATTGTCATTGATACGGCTGCTCGTCCCGATGAAAATGAATTACAAGCTTTAGCTGATGGTTGTAATCTGTTAGTCCTGCCTACTTCTCCCGATGCCTTGGCGGTTGATGCCCTGCTGCAAACTGTGGATTTACTTCAAGAACTAGAAAGCGATCGCTATCAAATTTTACTAACAATGGTTCATCCTAAGCCCGTCAAGATGGCAGAACAAGCCAGATTAGCTTTGTCAGATGTACCGTTATTTGACACGGAGATTAGGCGGTTAATTGCCTATGAGAAAGCAGCACTGATGGGTGTACCCGTATACGAAGTTAAAGACCGTATGGCAAAAATCGCCTGGGGTGATTACGAGCAAGTGGGTAAGGAGATTATGTCATGA